A window of the Bdellovibrio sp. ZAP7 genome harbors these coding sequences:
- a CDS encoding Spy/CpxP family protein refolding chaperone: protein MMKRFTQLAVIAAFVTPVIAQADQAELTVAMADSIVYAKADAPDSCKQVDLTAEQQTALKNAFLDFTAAKRPLRRDVKMAYRDMKRVFSSSTSTREDAIASQANVGAKVTAMGKLMGDFHLKVFFDILTPEQRDPAMRCLEDLK, encoded by the coding sequence ATGATGAAAAGATTTACTCAACTAGCTGTTATCGCGGCCTTCGTGACTCCAGTCATTGCTCAAGCAGATCAGGCAGAATTAACAGTGGCGATGGCTGACTCCATCGTATACGCAAAAGCCGATGCACCTGATTCTTGTAAACAAGTTGATCTAACGGCGGAACAACAAACTGCTTTAAAAAATGCTTTCCTTGACTTCACGGCTGCAAAAAGACCACTTCGTCGCGACGTAAAAATGGCGTACCGTGATATGAAACGTGTGTTCTCAAGCTCGACTTCAACTCGTGAGGACGCTATTGCTTCCCAAGCAAATGTGGGTGCTAAGGTAACAGCCATGGGAAAACTAATGGGTGATTTCCACCTGAAAGTTTTCTTTGATATCCTAACTCCAGAACAACGTGATCCAGCGATGCGTTGCCTGGAAGACTTGAAATAA